The DNA region ACGCGCATCATCAGCGCGACGGGCGCGATCGAGCGGCCGCTGGCCTTTGCCGGCAATGACATTCCGGGGGTCATGCTGGCCTCGGCGGTGCGCGACTATGTGGTGAACTGGGCGGTGTCGCCGGGCGACCGCACGGTGGTGGTGACGAACAACGACGACGCCTATCGCACCGCCATCGCGCTGAAGGAGGCGGGGCTGGAAGTGCCGGTCATCCTGGACGCGCGGGCCAGGGTGACGGGCGCGCTGCCGGAAATGGCGCGGGCCATGGGCATTCGCGTTGAGGCGGGCAAGGGCATTGCCAAGGTGAAGGGCGCCAAGCGCGTGACCGGCGTGGCCGTCTGCCTGCAGGCGGGCGAGGGGTCGGTTCTGGAAGAGATCGCCTGCGATGCCATCGCCATGTCGGGCGGCTGGTCGCCGGTGGTGCATCTGTGGAGCCATTGCGGCGGCAAGCTGGTGTGGGACGATGCGCAGGCGCATTTCCGGCCCAACCCCGATGCGCCGCCGCGGACCTTCGATGGCAGCGAGATGGTGATTGCCGCGGGGTCGGCGGATGGGCTTCTGGCGGATGCGGGCCTTCTGGAAGCGGCCGATGCCGCCGGGCGGCGGGCCGCCAAGGCGAGCGGGCTGAAGCACAGCAAGGTGGCGGTGCCCGCGCTGGAGATTCCGGCGGAAGCCGCGATGGAGCCGAGCTGGGTGATGCCGCAGGGCGCACCGCCCGCGCTGCGCATGAAGATGTGGCTGGACTACCAGAACGACGTGAAGGTCAGCGATGTGCAGCTGGCGGCGCGCGAGGGCTATGAATCGGTCGAGCACACCAAGCGCTATACCACGCTGGGCATGGCGACCGATCAGGGGAAGCTGAGCAACATCAACGGTCTGGCGGTGCTTTCTCAGGCGCTGAACGAAGAGATTCCGCAGGTGGGCACCACCACATTCCGCCCGCCCTATGCGCCGGTGACGCTGGGCGCACTGGCGGGCGAGGCGCGGGGCGAGATCTTCCAGCCGCTGCGCCGCACGCCGATGCATGGCTGGCACGAGGCAAAGGGCGCCTATCTGGAGCCGGTGGGTCTGTGGCGCCGGCCCTACTGCTATCCTCGCACCGGCGAGACGCATGAGCAGGCGGTGCACCGCGAGGTGACGAATACCCGCTCGGCGCTGGGGCTTCTGGATGCCTCGACGCTGGGCAAGCTGATCGTGAAGGGGCCGGATGCCGGCAAGTTCCTGGACATGCTCTATACCGGCGTCATGTCCACCCTGCCGGTGGGCAAGTGCCGCTATGGGCTGATGTGCAACGAGCAGGGTTTCCTTTCGGATGACGGCGTGGTGGCGCGCATCGACGAGGACACCTGGCTGTGCCACACGACCTCGGGCGGGGCGGATCGCATCCATGCCTGGATGGAGGACTGGCTGCAGTGCGAATGGTGGGATTGGCAGGTCTATGTGGCCAATGTCACCGAGCATTACGCGCAGGTCGCCGTGGTGGGCCCCAATGCGCGCAAGCTGCTGGAAAAGCTGGGCGGCATGGATGTCTCGAAAGAGGCGCTGCCCTTCATGACCTGGGCGGATGGGTCGCTGGGCAATTTCCCGGTGCGGGTGTACCGGATCTCGTTCAGCGGTGAATTGTCCTATGAAATCGCGGTGCCGGCCTCGATGGGTCTGGCCTTCTGGGAAAGGCTGGTCGAGGCGGGGCAGGAATTTGGCCTGATGCCCTATGGCACCGAGGCGCTGCATGTGATGCGGGCCGAGAAGGGTTTCATCATGATCGGCGATGAAACCGACGGCACCGTCATTCCGCAGGATCTGAACCTCGGCTGGGCGATTTCGAAGAAGAAGGCCGATTATCTGGGCAAGCGCGGTCAGGAACGGCCCTATCTCGCCTCGCCCGACCGCTGGCGGCTGGTGGGGCTGGAGAGCCTGGACGGATCGGTTCTGCCCGATGGCGCCTATGCGGTGGCGCCGGGGGTGAATGCGAACGGGCAGGGGAATACCGAGGGGCGCATCACCTCGACCTATTACAGCCCGACCTTGAAGCGGGGGATCGCGATGGGGCTGGTGAAACATGGGCCGGAGCGGATGGGCGAGACCATCGAGTTCACCAACCCCGGCGGGCAAAGGGTGAAGGCGCGGATCGTCGATCCGGTGTTCTATGACAAGGACGGAGAGAAGCAGAATGTCTGATCCGGTCTTTGCAGGGGCGGTTTCGGCCCTGGGGGGCGTGTCCTTCGACGGCTTTGCCACGGTGCGCGAGATCGGGCCGGTGGGCATGGTGACGCTTCGGGCCAAGCCCGATGCGGCGGGTCTGGCCGAGGCGGTGAAGGCCGCCACGGGATGCAAACTGCCGGGTCAGCGCAGGATCGTGCGGAACGGCGAGCGGGCGGTGGGCTGGATGAGCCCGGACGAATGGCTTCTGGTGGTGCCGCATGGTGAGGCCGAGGCCGTGGTGGCGGCCGTTTCGGCGGCGCTGAAGGGGCAGCATCACCTGGCGGTCAATGTCTCGGATGCCCGGGCGGTGTTCCGCATCGAGGGGTCCAAGGCCGACCAGGTGCTGCGCAAGCTGGCGCCGGCCGACATCGACAGGATGGAGCCCGACGAGTTGCGCCGCACGCGGATTGCGCAGGTGGCGGGGGCGTTCTGGCGCGAGGGCGACGGGTTCACGCTGGTCTGCTTCCGGTCGGTGGCGGGCTATGTGATGGGGCTTTTGACCCATTCGGCACAACCGGGCAGCGAACTGGGCTGAGGCTACTGCTCGTCCTTGTGGCGGCGCAACACGTCCAGATCCCTTAGGCGGAGCGAGCGGTAGCCGGTTTCCACGCCGCCTGCTGCGGCAAGGTCGGCGATGGCGCGGCGCACGGTGGCGCGGGCCACGCCGACGAGCTTTGCCAGATCGTCCTGGGTGATCTGCACGTCGCGGTCGCGTTCGGCCAGGGTCAGAAGGCGGCGGCAGACGCGGGCCTTGACGGTGAGCGCCAGGCTTTCGCTGAGGAGCGTCAGCGCCGTTTCGACGTTGCGGCTGCTGAGGTCGTAGAAGCAGGGCCAGAAGCGGGGGCTTTCCGCCAGCAGGCGTTCAAGCTCTGTGCCCGAGACGCGCAAGATGCGGACAGGCGTGGCGGCGGCAATGCCGATCATGCGCTGGCGCCGCGAGAACTGCGCGGCGTCGCCGATCCAGAACCCCGGCTCGGCGCGGTAGATGGTGACGGGTTCGTCGGCGACGAGGGGGAATGTGATTTCAAGCGCGCCTTCGGCAAGGCCATACATGCCGTCGGGCTTGTCTCCTGCCTGGTAGAGGAGCTGCCCCGGAGAAAACCTGTGCCAGCGCCCCACCTGCGCGAACCAGTCTTGCAGGTCCTGGGGCTGATCTGCCAGCCAGCCATAGCGGTCCAGCGGGGCGAGATCGACGGATTTCCGCGTCCAAGTGAGTCGAATGAGCCAATTCTCCCTCTGCGATAGCTCATGCTAACCGAGGCGCGGGCATGCGGCTATGGCAAACTGGATTTTCCGGTGCCTGTGGTTGTTTGACTTCCGCCAACTTCAGGACCGGAGGCTACCATATGAAAAGATTGCTTTGCGGGCTTGCGCTCGCGGTGCTGGCGGCCGGGGCCGCCGCGGCGCAGGAGGCTGAGAAGCCCAATATCCTTGTGATCTGGGGCGATGATATCGGAACCTGGAACATCAGCCACAACAACCGCGGGATGATGGGCTACATGACGCCCAATATCGACCGGATCGCCGCGGAAGGCGTGAGCTTCACCGACTATTACGGGCAGCAAAGCTGCACGGCAGGCCGCGCGGCGTTTCTGGGCGGCAACGTGCCGGTGCGCACCGGCATGACCAAGGTCGGGTTGCCGGGCGCCCCCGAAGGCTGGCAGACCACCGATGTCACCATTGCCACGGTGCTGAAGGCGCAGGGCTATGTGACGGGCCAGTTCGGCAAGAACCACCAGGGCGATCAGGATGCCCATCTGCCCACGAACAACGGGTTCGACGAGTTCTTCGGCAACCTCTACCACCTGAATGCCGAGGAAGAGCCGGAGAACCGCGACTATCCGCGCGACATGGTTCTGGCCAACGGCAAGACCTTCCTGGAGCAGTTCGGTCCCCGCGGCGTGATCCATTCCTGGGCGCAGCCCGACGGCACCCAGAAGATCGAGAACACCGGCCCGCTGACCAAGAAGCGGATGGAAACGATTGACCAGGAAACGGTCGACGCCGCCGAAGGCTTCATCCGCAACGCGGTGGAAAAGAAGGAGCCCTTCTTCGTGTGGTGGAATGCTACGCGGATGCACTTCCGCACCCATGTGAGCGAAGAGCACACCGGCCTGTCCGGCCCGAATGGCGACGAATATTCCGACGGCATGGTCGAGCATGACATGCAGGTCGGCGAACTTCTGGCGCTGGTGGACGAGTTGGGCATCGCCGACAACACGATCGTCTTCTATTCCACCGACAACGGCCCGCATTACAACACCTGGCCCGACGCGGGCACCACGCCCTTCCGGTCCGAGAAGAACTCGAACTGGGAAGGCGCCTATCGCGTTCCGGCCTTTGTCCGCTGGCCGGGCCATTACCAGGCGGGCGTGACGCTGAACGGCATTGTCAGCCACGAGGACTGGCTTCCGACCTTTGCCGCCGTCGCCGGCAATCCTGACATCAAGGAGCAGCTGCGCGAGGGGGTCGAGCTGAACGGGCGGACCTACCGCAACTACATCGACGGCTTCGACCAGAACGCCTATCTGTCCGGCACGGGCGACGCTCCGCGCCACAACTTCTGGTACGTGAACGACGATGGCCAGGTGGTCGCTGCCCGTTACGACGACTGGAAGGTGGTCTTCCTGGAAAACCGCGGCGAGGCCTTTGGCGTGTGGCGCGAGCCCTTCACAGAGCTGCGCGTGCCGCTCTTGTTCAACCTGCGCCGCGATCCGTTCGAGAAGGCGCAGCACAATTCGAACACCTACAACGACTGGTTCCTGGAGCGCCCCTTCGTCGTCGTCCCGATCCAGGCGCTTGCGGCCCAGTTCCTGAAGACCATGCAGGACTATCCGCCGAGCCAGACGCCGGGTTCGTTCAACCTGAGCAAGATCGAAGAGCAGCTTCGCGCAGGTGTCGGCAACTGATACCCCAAGGGGCTTGCGGGCAGGTTTGACCTGCCCGCATTGCCTGTGAGGGTCTGGCCGGGCCTGCAGGAGGTGCGCTGCGGGCCCGGCCTTTCTGTTTTCACGGGGCACGCCGCCCTGTCCTTCGATGAGCCGGCGCGACCCGCGCCGGTCCTGTTTCAGGGAGCCTTGACACATGCGTCTTTCCGCGATCCGTTCCTTCGCCGCCAGTCTTGCCGCGCTGGCGCTTGCCCTGCCGGTTCTGGCACAGGAGGACCCCTTGCCTTCATGGAACGAGGGCGCGGCAAAGACCGCGATCCTGGAGTTCGTGGACAAGGTGACCGCCGAGGGTGCGCCGACCTATGTTGCCCCCGAGGACCGCATCGCCACCTTCGACAATGACGGGACGCTGTGGGTGGAACACCCGATCTATACGCAACTCGTCTTTGCGCTGGACCGCGTGAAGCAGCTTGCACCCGAGCATCCCGAATGGGCGACGACGCAACCGTTTCAGGCTGTGCTGGAACAGGATGTGAAGGCGCTGGCCGAGGCGGGCGAGAAGGGGTTGATGGAAATCATCGGGGCCACCCATGGCGGCATGACGACCGAGGCCTTCGAAGCCGAGGTGACCGACTGGATCGCCACCGCGCGCGACCCGCGCTGGAACAAGCCCTATACCGGGCTGGTCTATCAGCCGATGCTGGAGCTGATGGATTACCTTCGGGCCAACGGGTTCGAGACCTATATCGTCTCGGGCGGCGGGATCGAGTTCATGCGGCCCTGGACCCAAGCGGTCTATGGCGTGCCGCCGCAGAATGTCGTCGGATCGTCGATCAAGACCGAATACAAGGTGGTCGATGGCAAGGGCGTGCTGATGCGCCTGCCCGAGATCAATTTCGTGGACGACAAGGCGGGCAAGCCGGTGGGCATCCTGAGCCATATCGGCAAGCGGCCCATCGCGGCCTTTGGCAATTCGGACGGCGATTATCAGATGCTGGAATATACGACGCTGGGGGCCGAGGGCGCGCGCCTGGGGATGATCGTGCATCATACCGATGCGGCGCGGGAATACGCCTATGACCGCGATACCCATATTGGCCGGCTGGACAAGGCAATGGACGATGCACCCAAGCAGGGTTGGGTGCTGATCGACATGGCCAAGGACTGGAAGACCGTCTTCCCCGAGTGAGGGCGGCGGTGTTTGACAGCCGCAGGGGGCGTGCCTAACCATGCGGCCTGCCGCCGGTCGGGGCGGGGCAGGGCCGGGGGGCGGGGATGGTCGATTTCAGCACGGTGCGGGCGATCGACTTCCACACCCATGCCGAGGAGCCCTGCGGTTGCCATGCCGACGACGGCTATGACGACCTGCAGTCCACGATGGCAAAGTACTTTGGCGCGCCCTGGAGCCATCCTCCAACAATTGCCGAGACGGCCGCGCATTACCGGGCGATGAACATCGCCGCGGTGATCTTTCCCGTCGATGCCGAGCGCGAGACGGGCCATCGCCGATACGACAATTACGAGGTGGCCGATGCCTGCGCGCGGGAGGCGGACATCCTGATTCCCTTCGTCTCGATCGACCCGGCCAAGGGCAGGCTGGGCGCGCGCGAGGCGCGGGACCTGGTGGCCAACCACGGGGTGCAGGGGTTCAAGTTCCACCCGACGATGCAGAGCTTCTACCCCAACGACCGCATGGCCTGGCCGCTTTATGAGGCGATTGCCGAGACGGGCAAGCCGGCGCTGTTCCACACCGGCCAGACCGGCGTGGGGTCGGGGATGCGGGGCGGCAACGGGATGCGGCTGAAATACTCCAACCCGATGTACATCGACGATCTGGCGGTGGATTTCCCCGACATGCCGATCATCCTGGCACATCCGTCCTTTCCCTGGCAGGACGAGGCGCTAGCGGTGGCGCAGCACAAGCCAAATGTCTTCATCGACCTGTCGGGCTGGTCGCCGAAGTATTTCCCCGAGATCCTCGTGCGCTATGCCAACACGATCCTGAAGAAGAAGATGCTGTTCGGGTCGGACTGGCCGATGATCGCTCCGGAAAAGTGGCTCGATGCCTTCGACAAGGCGCCATTCCGCGAAGAGGTGCGCCCCCTGATCCTGAAGGAAAACGCCCTGCGGCTTCTGGGGCGGGCCTGATGGAATTGGCCTGACGGGATTGGCCGCGCGGGATTGGCCGCGCGGGCGGCGGGTCCGGGACAAGGCCCGGCGACCGATTCCTGTGCCCTACTGCCGGAAAAATGGGCGCTTTTCGGGCCTTGCGTGATGAACAGGCCCGTGGTCCCCCCCGAACGGCCGGTCGTGAACCTTCGCGCACTTCACAGCTTCGATCCCTGTCTGGCATTGTCCGGCCATGTCATGTCACCGGACAGGGCCGGACCGGCCCGCGTCAAAGCCTGCCAAGGGGAACACCATGAAGAAGCTTGCCGTTACCGCCGTCGTCGCCCTGGCCGCCGGCCCGGCGCTGGCCCATACCGGACAGGGCGATGCGCATGGGTTCCTGCATGGCGTGCTGCACCCGCTGACCGGGCCCGATC from Neotabrizicola shimadae includes:
- a CDS encoding sarcosine oxidase subunit alpha family protein gives rise to the protein MSTRLAKGGRLIDRSAQAEFTFDGRRMKGFVGDTLAAALLANDQMLVGRSFKYHRPRGVVASGVEEPNALVNLGSGPRLEPNQRTTTTELFDGLEATSQNHWPSLDFDVGVLNNYVSRFLPAGFYYKTFIHPRAAWKHLFEPIIRQSAGLGRAPKDRDADRYEQAYAYCDVLVAGGGIAGLQAALAAGRAGARVIVMEQTPHWGGRAVVDGVTIGGKPAADWVEATLTQLAKMENVTLRARCMVAGVYDHGYVLADERVADHTPGDGRPKHRLWRIRATRIISATGAIERPLAFAGNDIPGVMLASAVRDYVVNWAVSPGDRTVVVTNNDDAYRTAIALKEAGLEVPVILDARARVTGALPEMARAMGIRVEAGKGIAKVKGAKRVTGVAVCLQAGEGSVLEEIACDAIAMSGGWSPVVHLWSHCGGKLVWDDAQAHFRPNPDAPPRTFDGSEMVIAAGSADGLLADAGLLEAADAAGRRAAKASGLKHSKVAVPALEIPAEAAMEPSWVMPQGAPPALRMKMWLDYQNDVKVSDVQLAAREGYESVEHTKRYTTLGMATDQGKLSNINGLAVLSQALNEEIPQVGTTTFRPPYAPVTLGALAGEARGEIFQPLRRTPMHGWHEAKGAYLEPVGLWRRPYCYPRTGETHEQAVHREVTNTRSALGLLDASTLGKLIVKGPDAGKFLDMLYTGVMSTLPVGKCRYGLMCNEQGFLSDDGVVARIDEDTWLCHTTSGGADRIHAWMEDWLQCEWWDWQVYVANVTEHYAQVAVVGPNARKLLEKLGGMDVSKEALPFMTWADGSLGNFPVRVYRISFSGELSYEIAVPASMGLAFWERLVEAGQEFGLMPYGTEALHVMRAEKGFIMIGDETDGTVIPQDLNLGWAISKKKADYLGKRGQERPYLASPDRWRLVGLESLDGSVLPDGAYAVAPGVNANGQGNTEGRITSTYYSPTLKRGIAMGLVKHGPERMGETIEFTNPGGQRVKARIVDPVFYDKDGEKQNV
- a CDS encoding sarcosine oxidase subunit gamma; this translates as MSDPVFAGAVSALGGVSFDGFATVREIGPVGMVTLRAKPDAAGLAEAVKAATGCKLPGQRRIVRNGERAVGWMSPDEWLLVVPHGEAEAVVAAVSAALKGQHHLAVNVSDARAVFRIEGSKADQVLRKLAPADIDRMEPDELRRTRIAQVAGAFWREGDGFTLVCFRSVAGYVMGLLTHSAQPGSELG
- a CDS encoding Crp/Fnr family transcriptional regulator, with amino-acid sequence MYGLAEGALEITFPLVADEPVTIYRAEPGFWIGDAAQFSRRQRMIGIAAATPVRILRVSGTELERLLAESPRFWPCFYDLSSRNVETALTLLSESLALTVKARVCRRLLTLAERDRDVQITQDDLAKLVGVARATVRRAIADLAAAGGVETGYRSLRLRDLDVLRRHKDEQ
- a CDS encoding arylsulfatase, whose amino-acid sequence is MKRLLCGLALAVLAAGAAAAQEAEKPNILVIWGDDIGTWNISHNNRGMMGYMTPNIDRIAAEGVSFTDYYGQQSCTAGRAAFLGGNVPVRTGMTKVGLPGAPEGWQTTDVTIATVLKAQGYVTGQFGKNHQGDQDAHLPTNNGFDEFFGNLYHLNAEEEPENRDYPRDMVLANGKTFLEQFGPRGVIHSWAQPDGTQKIENTGPLTKKRMETIDQETVDAAEGFIRNAVEKKEPFFVWWNATRMHFRTHVSEEHTGLSGPNGDEYSDGMVEHDMQVGELLALVDELGIADNTIVFYSTDNGPHYNTWPDAGTTPFRSEKNSNWEGAYRVPAFVRWPGHYQAGVTLNGIVSHEDWLPTFAAVAGNPDIKEQLREGVELNGRTYRNYIDGFDQNAYLSGTGDAPRHNFWYVNDDGQVVAARYDDWKVVFLENRGEAFGVWREPFTELRVPLLFNLRRDPFEKAQHNSNTYNDWFLERPFVVVPIQALAAQFLKTMQDYPPSQTPGSFNLSKIEEQLRAGVGN
- a CDS encoding HAD family hydrolase, which produces MRLSAIRSFAASLAALALALPVLAQEDPLPSWNEGAAKTAILEFVDKVTAEGAPTYVAPEDRIATFDNDGTLWVEHPIYTQLVFALDRVKQLAPEHPEWATTQPFQAVLEQDVKALAEAGEKGLMEIIGATHGGMTTEAFEAEVTDWIATARDPRWNKPYTGLVYQPMLELMDYLRANGFETYIVSGGGIEFMRPWTQAVYGVPPQNVVGSSIKTEYKVVDGKGVLMRLPEINFVDDKAGKPVGILSHIGKRPIAAFGNSDGDYQMLEYTTLGAEGARLGMIVHHTDAAREYAYDRDTHIGRLDKAMDDAPKQGWVLIDMAKDWKTVFPE
- a CDS encoding amidohydrolase family protein, whose product is MVDFSTVRAIDFHTHAEEPCGCHADDGYDDLQSTMAKYFGAPWSHPPTIAETAAHYRAMNIAAVIFPVDAERETGHRRYDNYEVADACAREADILIPFVSIDPAKGRLGAREARDLVANHGVQGFKFHPTMQSFYPNDRMAWPLYEAIAETGKPALFHTGQTGVGSGMRGGNGMRLKYSNPMYIDDLAVDFPDMPIILAHPSFPWQDEALAVAQHKPNVFIDLSGWSPKYFPEILVRYANTILKKKMLFGSDWPMIAPEKWLDAFDKAPFREEVRPLILKENALRLLGRA